The nucleotide sequence GCAATCTTACGAGGCTTTAACGCTTCTGGTATTTCTCGCTCAAGGTCGATATGTAACAAACCATTTTCCATGTGAGCGGCAATAACTTTTACATGATCGGCAATTTGAAACTTACGCTCAAAGTTGCGCTCTGCGATACCTTGGTAAACAAACGTTCTATTTTCATCACCATCTTGAGGTGCTTTGATACCCGTTACTGTAAGAGAGTTTTCTTCTGATTCAATATCTAACTCTGCTTCGACGAAGCCAGCAACAGCCATAGTAATTCGGTATTTATCGTCGGCAATTGATTCTATGTTATATGGTGGGTAAGCAGGCTGTTTCTCAGCTCGAGAAGCTTTTTCCATAAGAGATGCTAAGTGTTCTGCACCGATGAATGAACGATAAAGTGGGCTAAAATCTTTTGAAATTGTACGCATAATTATATCCTATATATAGCAATATTAAGTTTGTGTGCCTTTCATAATGAACAGGCGATTAATACCAAGACAAGTGCTTGGTGAATTTGGCAATCCATTCGGACTTGCCGGTTGTAGACCCGTTATGGCGACTACAATAAATAGATAGGAACGAATAATTATTTTTCAAGGGAT is from Thalassotalea crassostreae and encodes:
- a CDS encoding Hsp20 family protein codes for the protein MRTISKDFSPLYRSFIGAEHLASLMEKASRAEKQPAYPPYNIESIADDKYRITMAVAGFVEAELDIESEENSLTVTGIKAPQDGDENRTFVYQGIAERNFERKFQIADHVKVIAAHMENGLLHIDLEREIPEALKPRKIAIHSKSLLEGDTK